From the genome of Methylocystis heyeri:
GCCGATGTGCAGATGCACCGATCTCACCCATGAGGAGGCGCGCGGATTAATCGTATCGCGTCGCCTCGACTCCATGCCGGCGGTAATGCAGGAACTCGGCTGGAAGACGTCCTGCGGCTGTCCGTCCTGCCGACCGGCGCTCAACTATTATCTGCTCTGCGCCTGGCCGTTCGACTACAAGGACGATGCGCAATCGCGCTTCGTCAACGAACGAGTCCACGCCAATATCCAGAAGGACGGAACATTTTCCGTCGTGCCGCGCATGTGGGGCGGGTTGACGACGCCCGACGAGCTCCGGGCCATCGCCGACGTCGCCGACAAATTCGCCATTCCGACCGTCAAGGTGACGGGAGGCCAGCGCATCGATCTTCTGGGGGTCAGGAAAGAAGACCTGCCCGCAGTCTGGGCCGATCTCAACGCCGCGGGCCTCGTCTCCGGCCATGCCTACGCCAAGGGATTGCGCACGGTGAAAACCTGCGTCGGCAAGGAATGGTGCAGGTTCGGCACTCAGGACTCGACCGGACTCGGCGTCAAGCTGGAGCGCCTGCTTTGCGGTTCGTGGACGCCCGCCAAGATCAAGCTTGCCGTCTCGGGCTGTCCGCGCAACTGCGCCGAAGCGACGGTGAAGGATATCGGCGTCGTCTGCGTCGACTCCGGTTACGACATCCATATCGCCGGCGCCGCGGGCCTTCATGTGCGGGCGACCGATCTCCTCGGCCATGTCGATAGGGAAGAAGAAGCGCTCGAATATGTCGCCGCGGTGATGCAGCTCTATCGCGAGGAGGCGGCCTATCTCGATCGGCTCTACAAATGGGTCGAGAAGACCGGGCTCGAACGCGTCCGCCGCATGATCATGGAGGATCACGACGCGCGCAAGGCGCTCTATGAGCGCTTTCTGCTGTCGCAGCGCGCCGTGCGCAAAGACCCTTGGGCGGAACGGGCCGCGGGCTTCGGCTCCGGAGAATTCGCGCCGCTCGCGGTCATCAGCCCCATCGCCGCCGAGTGAGGAGAAAATCCATGAACGTCAACGCGCCCAGTTGGTTCGACATCGGCTCGCTCGATCAAATCCCCAAGCGCGGCGCACGCCTCGTTAAGACGCCGCGCCGCGACATCGCCGTGTTCCGCACGGCAGGCGACGAAGTGTTCGCGCTGGAAAATCGCTGTCCCCACAGGGGCGGTCCTTTGAGCGATGGCATCGTGCATGGCCGCAAGGTCGCATGCCCCCTGCATAACCTGATCGTCGACCTCGAAAGCGGGGACGCTGCGGGGGACGGCCAGGGTTGCGCCCGCAGTTTTCCGGTCAAGATAGAGAAGGGGCGCGTCTATCTCGAGATGAGCGCCGCTGTCCGGCCTTGAGCAAGAAACAAAGGGCGCGCCGATGACGGGAGCGGAAAGAATCGTACACACGACCTGCCCCTATTGCGGGACGGGCTGCGGCGTCGAAGCGCGCATTTCGCCGTCGGGCAGGGTGGAAGTCGCCGGCGATCGCGGCCATCCCGCCAATTTCGGCCGTCTGTGCGTAAAGGGCGCGGCGCTGGCCGAGACGCTGACGCATGAAGGACGTCTGCTGCATCCGATCGTGAACGGGACGCGGGCTTCCTGGCGCACGGCGATCGATCACGTCGCGGGGAATTTTCGCCGGACCATCGAGGCGCATGGGCGGGAGTCGGTCGCCCTCTACGTGTCGGGCCAGATGCTGACCGAGGATTATTACGTCGCCAACAAATTGATGAAAGGCTTTATCGGTTCCGCCAATATCGACACCAATTCGCGGCTGTGCATGGCGTCGTCCGTCGCCGGCCACAAGCGCGCTTTCGGCGCCGACATCGTTCCCAATGTCTATGAAGACATCGAGGAGGCCGATCTCGTCGTCCTCGTCGGCTCCAACCTCGCCTGGTGCCATCCCGTGCTCTTTCAGCGGCTGGATCGGGCGAAGGCCGCGCGTCCCGGAATGCGCGTCGTGAATATCGATCCGCGCCGCACTGCGACGAGCGAGATCGCCCATCTGCAACTCTCTCTGAAGCCCGGCTCCGACGTCGCCCTGTTTCTCGGCCTGCTGCGATTTCTGGAAAAATCGGGCCGGCGCGACGCGGACTATGTTCGGGCTCATACGAGCGGCGTCGAAGAGGCGCTGCAGGTCGCGCAAGTCTGGAGCCTCCCCGAAGTCGCGGCGGCGACGGGCCTCGACGAAATGCTGATCGAGCGCTTCTATGAAATTTTCGCTGCGACCGAGCGGACGCTCACGATCTATTCGCAGGGCGTGAACCAGTCCTCCGCGGGGACGGACAAGGTCAACGCCATTCTCAATTGCCACTTGTCGACCGGCCGCATCGGCCGGCCGGGGGCGGGCCCGTTTTCGGTCACGGGGCAGCCCAACGCCATGGGGGGCAGGGAGGTCGGCGGCCTTTCCAACCAGCTCGCCTGCCACATGGAGCTCGATGATCCGCGAAGCCGCGAGCTCGTGAAGCGATTTTGGGGCGCCGAAACCATCGCCGACAGGGCGGGCCTGAAGGCGGTCGAGCTGTTCGAGGCCGTCGGCGACGGCCGGATCAAGGCGCTCTGGATCATCGGCACCAATCCGGTCGACAGCCTGCCCGAGGCCGACAAAGTGAAGCGTGCGCTCGCCGCCTGTCCTTTCGTGGTCGTTTCGGATGCAATGGCGCAGACGGACACCGCCGCTTTCGCCCATGTGGCCTTGCCCGCCCGCCCCTGGGGAGAAAAGGACGGCGTTGTCACCAATTCGGAGCGGCGCATCTCGCGCCAGCGAGCCTTGCTTCCCGCCGCGGGCGAAGCCATGCCGGACTGGTGGATAATCTGCCGCGTCGCCCGCGCCATGGGCGCCGAAGGGTTCGATTACGCCGGTCCGGCGGAAATCTTCCGTGAATATGCTGCGCTCTCCGGCCATTTGAACGACGGCGGGCGAGCCTTCGACATTTCCGCCTGCCAAGAAATCGGGGCGGCCGAATATGAAAGGCTGCGCCCGTTCCAGTGGCCCTGGCGCAGGGGAGAAGCCGCCGGCGCGACTCCAAAGAGGTTCTTCGCCGAGGGGCGTTTCTTTACCCCGGACGGCCGCGCTCGCTTCGTCGCCACGCCTTTTCGTCCGCCAGAGAGCCGCAGAAGCGCCAAGACGCCTTATGTCCTGAACACCGGGCGGATGCGCGATCAATGGCACACTATGACGCGCACAGGCCTCGCGCCGAGTCTCTCGCAGCATATCGCCGAGCCTTTCGTGGAAATTCATCCCGACGACGCGGCGCGCGTCGGTCTTCAGCCGGCGGGGCTGGCGTGTCTTTCCAACGAGCACGGCTCGACGATTTTGCGCGCTCTGGTGACCGACCGCCAGCAGAGGGGCGCATTGTTCGCTCCAATTCACTGGACCGACCAGAACGCCGGCGCCGCGCGCATCGACGCTCTCGTCGCCGCCAGGGTCGACCCCGTTTCCGGCCAGCCCGAGTCGAAGGCTTCAGTGGCGCGGATCGAGCCCTGGCCCGCGGCCTGGCACGGTTTTGCCCTGACCCGCGAAAAGCCCGGGCGGATCGCGGCCGATTATTGGGCGATGGCGCGCACCGGTTTCGGCTGGCGCATCGAGCTCGCCGGCCAAAAGGAGCCGGCGGATTGGGACGCCTTCGCATGCGGCCTGCTCGGAAAGGACGAAAGCAGCGGGGCCAGACTCGCCTATGCGCAAGACGCGCGGCTCGGCGCGCGCCGCTGGATCTTTTCGCAAAACGGGCGCCCGACCGGCCTCTTGTTCGTCGAGCGCGAGCCGGTCGCGGCTTCACGCGCCTTTCTCTGCGCCGAATTCGAAAAAGCGGAGGCGTGCGATGCTCGCGCGCTGCTCGCCGGTCGCTCGCCGACAGGCGTTTCGGACGATGGCCGCATGGTCTGCGTCTGCCACGGCGTCGGCGCCAATACGATCGAAGCGGCTATCGCCGACCGTGCCTGCGACGATCTCGACGCGGTCGGCCGCCTCACCAGGGCTGGGACGGGCTGCGGCTCCTGCCGCCCGGAGATCCAGCGAATGCTGAGAGGCGCCGAGACGCAAAAACCCGCAGCGCAGATCTCGCCGGGCGTTCGCCTTGTCGAGTCTCTCGAATGACGTCGACCGTCAACGCGCAGATTTTTCATTTCCAGCGCAACCGAAAGGAGCCGAACCACATGAAATTCGAGGACTTCAAGAAGGCCGGCCACTGGCCGACTCTGCTCGCGGCGTTTCTTTACTTCGACGTCAGCTTCATGGCCTGGGTCTCGCTGGGGCCGCTGATCGTCTTCATCGCCAGGGACATGCATATTTCCGTGGAGGACAAGCTGTCGCTCGTCGCCGTCCCGGTGCTGGGCGGCGCCTTTTTCCGCATGCCGCTGGGGCTGATCGCCGACGCCATCGGCGCCAAGATCACCGGCGTCATGGCGCAGGCGGCGGTGATCTTTTCCGTCATGCTGGTTTACGTGTTCGGGCTTCCCGGCCCTCTGCCGATTGCGGTCTTCGGCCTGTCGCTGGGCGTCGCGGGCGCCGCTTTCGCCGTCGCTCTGCCGCAAGCGAGCAGATGGTATCCGCCCCAATATCAGGGGATCGTGATGGGAATCGCCGGCGCCGGCAACATGGGGGTGGTGCTCGACACGCTTTTTGCGCCTTCGATAGCGGAACATTACGGCTGGCGCGCGGTGTACGGCCTGCTGCTGGTCATGATGGCGCTGACGCTGGCCTTTTACGCCTTCGCCGCAAAAGACGCCCCCGCGACGCGGGCCAGGATCGGCCTCGCCGACTACGGCCGGATGCTGCTCGACGCCGACAGCCGCTGGTTCATGTTCTTCTACTTCATCACCTTCGGCGGCTTTGTCGGGCTGGCTTCCGCCTTGCCGCTCTATTTCACCGTGCACTACCATGCGAGCGGCGTCGCCGCGGGACTCGCCGTCGCGCTGATCGTCGCGGTGGGATCCGGCTTTCGTCCCGTCGGCGGCTATATCGCCGATCGCATCGGCGGAATAAGGACGCTTTCCATCCTCTTCGGCGTCGTTGCGCTGAGCTATTTCGGCGTCGCGACGATGCCCGAGGGGCCGGCGCCGGCCGGCGAAGCAGGCTGGAGCCTCTTTCAACTGCCGCCGGTCGCGTGGGTCGCGGTGGGATTGTTCTCGATCGGCATGCTCAGCCTGGGCATGGGCAATGGAGCCGTGTTCCAGCTGCTGCCGCAGCGATTTCGCGGCGAGATCGGCGCGATGACCGGATTGGTCGGCGCTGCGGGCGGTCTCGGCGGCTTTTTTCTCGCCAAGACTCTGGCCTTCTCCAAGGGCGAGACAGGAGGATTCTTCGCAGGCTTCTCGTTTTTCGGCGTGCTTGCGATTCTCGGCCTGTTCGGCCTGCTGCTGGTCAAGTCGCGCTGGCGCACGACCTGGGGCGCCGTATCGGGGGCGCGGATCTAACGCGAAAGGGTTCCTCTCTTGCTCAGCCGCTACGACCACGATCTGCGCGTCGAAATCGGCTTTTGCACCGAGACGGGCAGGCGGCGGGACAACCAGGACTATGTCGCCGCCTGCTCGGGGCCGCTCGGCCCCGGCTCGCTTCATGGCCTCGTTGCGGCGGTGGCCGACGGCGTGGGCGGCCACAAGGGAGGGCGCGAGGCGGCCGAGACGGCGGTGCGCGGCTTCATCGAGGCCTATTTCGCCTCGCCCGAGACGATCGGCGTCGCGCGCGCCGCAGCGCGGGCGCTCGAATCCATCAACGGCTGGATCGCCGCGCAGGCGCGCGTCGATCAAAAGCTCGCGGGAATGGCGACGACTTTCTCGGCGCTGATTTTCTCGAGACGCTCCGCATATCTCGCCCATGTCGGCGATTCCCGGGCCTATCGGCTGAGAGGCGAAGATTTCGAACAGCTGACGAACGACCATGTGCTGGGGCGCGGCGAGAGCGCCCATGCGCTCATTCGCGCGGTGGGTTTCGAGGATGTGCTGCGGGTCGATCATGCCTCGCACGCGCTCTGCCTCCATGACCGCTTTCTTCTGTGCAGCGACGGGGTGCATGCGTTCTTGCGCCGCGAGGCTATTCGCAAGCTCCTTGCCGAGCGCGTCTCGCCGCAGGAGGCCGCGGAAAGACTGGTCGCCGCGGCGCTGGCCGCCGGGAGCGACGATAATGCGACGGCGCTCGTCGCCGATGTCGTCGATCTCCCTCCTGCAGACCAGGGAGCGCTGTCGCAGCTCGCCGCCGGTCTCCGCATCGGGGAGCCGCCGGCGCCCGGGGAGGTCGTGGACGATTACCGGCTCGAACGGATCATCTCGCAGGGGCGCAACAGCCGATTGCTACTTGCGACGGATCTGCGCAACGGCCGGCCGCTCGTCGTCAAATTCCCGCTAGCGCGGGTCGCCGACGACGCGAGCCGCCGCCGGGCTTTCGTCAACGAGGCCTGGGTCGCCGGGCGCATCCGCAGCCCCTATGTCGGCGAGATCGTCGAGCCGGAGGAGGGCCGCAGGACGCAGCTTTATTCCGTCATGCCCTTCTATGAAGGCGAGACGCTCGAAGCGCGGCTCGCGCGGGCGCCGAAGATCGAACTGGAGGAGGGGCTTTCGATCGCGACGCGCCTTGCGCGGGCGGTCGCCGCTCATCGCGCGGGCGTCGTTCATCGCGACATCAAAGCCGACAATGTGATCCTGCTGAAGGACGGCAGCCTGCGTCTGGTCGATCTCGGGGTCTGCCGGGTTCCTCGTCTCGAGGATTTTTGCCCCGAGGACATTCCCGGCACGCCGAGCTACATGGCGCCGGAACTGTTCCTCGGAGCCTCCGGCGACGAGGCCTCCGATCTTTTTGCGCTGGGCGTCACCCTGTATCGCGCTTTTGCACGCGATTACCCCTATGGCGAAATCGAGCCCTTCAGCACGCCGCGGTTCGGCCGGCCGCGCCCCTTGATCGTAAAGCGGCCGGATCTTCCCGCCTGGATCAATGCCGCCATCCTGCGCGCGGTCGCCGCCGATCCGCGCGATCGCTTCGGCGACGTGGTGGAATTCGCGTTCGAACTGGAGAACGGCGCTCTGCGGAATATTGCGCCGCCTGCGACGAAGAAACCGCTCTATGAGCGCAATCCGCTGGTTTTCTGGAAGAGTCTGAGCTTGATTCTGGCGTTCCTGCTCTTTCTCGCGCTGATCCCTCGGGCCTGGCGTTGAGCGCATGGTCGGCTCCTGTGGATTGAAGAAGAGCACTGATCCGCTGCAACTCCGGGGCCCGCGGGTCCGCATGAACGTCGGGCGGCGTTGGTAGGACGTATTTTCGCCGCTTAAACGCCACAATTCAGCCCAAGTTTGATTTTTACTGGTCGCGGCGCAGTGCAGCAGCCAATGCGCGAAACGTCAGTGCGTTTTATCGTGAGATCTGCGCAGCGAAAGCCGCTTCATGGCGACCCTGGTCATCCCTGAACACCATCGCCTGCGCGCGAAAGCCGAGTTCCTCATCCCCGTCAGCGATCGCATTTTTGAAATTTCGACCTTCGCCAGCCGTTCGCCCAACTCGATCCCGCCCTATCGAGGACGTCGCCTCACGGGGGTGCTATTACGAATGTCGAAGGTTTACGTGGGCAATCCCGACAGTCTCGCACCGCATCAGGCGGCCTGGCGCCGGCACGCCGCGAATGCTTGATATCTACAAGGCGTTTCGCCGTCGCGCTCTTGACGATGGCGGCGGGGTCGTCTTCGGCGACGCGGGGGATCGGCTTTCGCTGGGAGAGGCGTTGCGCCGCGGGGAACCCGCCCGTTACGAGGCTCGGCGTCGCCGGATCTGCCGCGCGCCGTTTCCGATGGCGCGTCTGCTGCTCGTGATGGACTATCGTGAAAACCTGCGGAAGGTCGCCTTGGCTGCGCTCGCGTCGCAGCTGCGGAGCCCCGCATCATGATCTGGCTCGCGATGAGGCTCGTCTTCCATAACCGCGCGCGTCTGATCGTGACGCTGTTTGGAGTCGTGTTCTCGGCCTATCTGACGCTCACTGAAACGGCGCTCTATATCGGCATGATGGAAAATGCGACCTCGATCATCCGTCACGCCGGCGCGGATATATGGGTGGCCGCCAAGGGCGTTCAGAATTTCGATTTCACCAAGCCCTTCCCCGACGACCGCGTGAAGATGCTGGAGGGCAGCCGGGAGCTGGTCTGGGCCAAGCCGATCAGCTTGAGCTGGGGCTTTCTCAAATTGCGGAACGGGGCGCAGGAGCTCGTCGAGATCATCGGCTACGACCCCTCGGCTCCCGTGGGCGGCCCTT
Proteins encoded in this window:
- the nirD gene encoding nitrite reductase small subunit NirD, with the translated sequence MNVNAPSWFDIGSLDQIPKRGARLVKTPRRDIAVFRTAGDEVFALENRCPHRGGPLSDGIVHGRKVACPLHNLIVDLESGDAAGDGQGCARSFPVKIEKGRVYLEMSAAVRP
- a CDS encoding nitrate reductase; protein product: MTGAERIVHTTCPYCGTGCGVEARISPSGRVEVAGDRGHPANFGRLCVKGAALAETLTHEGRLLHPIVNGTRASWRTAIDHVAGNFRRTIEAHGRESVALYVSGQMLTEDYYVANKLMKGFIGSANIDTNSRLCMASSVAGHKRAFGADIVPNVYEDIEEADLVVLVGSNLAWCHPVLFQRLDRAKAARPGMRVVNIDPRRTATSEIAHLQLSLKPGSDVALFLGLLRFLEKSGRRDADYVRAHTSGVEEALQVAQVWSLPEVAAATGLDEMLIERFYEIFAATERTLTIYSQGVNQSSAGTDKVNAILNCHLSTGRIGRPGAGPFSVTGQPNAMGGREVGGLSNQLACHMELDDPRSRELVKRFWGAETIADRAGLKAVELFEAVGDGRIKALWIIGTNPVDSLPEADKVKRALAACPFVVVSDAMAQTDTAAFAHVALPARPWGEKDGVVTNSERRISRQRALLPAAGEAMPDWWIICRVARAMGAEGFDYAGPAEIFREYAALSGHLNDGGRAFDISACQEIGAAEYERLRPFQWPWRRGEAAGATPKRFFAEGRFFTPDGRARFVATPFRPPESRRSAKTPYVLNTGRMRDQWHTMTRTGLAPSLSQHIAEPFVEIHPDDAARVGLQPAGLACLSNEHGSTILRALVTDRQQRGALFAPIHWTDQNAGAARIDALVAARVDPVSGQPESKASVARIEPWPAAWHGFALTREKPGRIAADYWAMARTGFGWRIELAGQKEPADWDAFACGLLGKDESSGARLAYAQDARLGARRWIFSQNGRPTGLLFVEREPVAASRAFLCAEFEKAEACDARALLAGRSPTGVSDDGRMVCVCHGVGANTIEAAIADRACDDLDAVGRLTRAGTGCGSCRPEIQRMLRGAETQKPAAQISPGVRLVESLE
- a CDS encoding MFS transporter produces the protein MTSTVNAQIFHFQRNRKEPNHMKFEDFKKAGHWPTLLAAFLYFDVSFMAWVSLGPLIVFIARDMHISVEDKLSLVAVPVLGGAFFRMPLGLIADAIGAKITGVMAQAAVIFSVMLVYVFGLPGPLPIAVFGLSLGVAGAAFAVALPQASRWYPPQYQGIVMGIAGAGNMGVVLDTLFAPSIAEHYGWRAVYGLLLVMMALTLAFYAFAAKDAPATRARIGLADYGRMLLDADSRWFMFFYFITFGGFVGLASALPLYFTVHYHASGVAAGLAVALIVAVGSGFRPVGGYIADRIGGIRTLSILFGVVALSYFGVATMPEGPAPAGEAGWSLFQLPPVAWVAVGLFSIGMLSLGMGNGAVFQLLPQRFRGEIGAMTGLVGAAGGLGGFFLAKTLAFSKGETGGFFAGFSFFGVLAILGLFGLLLVKSRWRTTWGAVSGARI
- a CDS encoding bifunctional protein-serine/threonine kinase/phosphatase; this encodes MLSRYDHDLRVEIGFCTETGRRRDNQDYVAACSGPLGPGSLHGLVAAVADGVGGHKGGREAAETAVRGFIEAYFASPETIGVARAAARALESINGWIAAQARVDQKLAGMATTFSALIFSRRSAYLAHVGDSRAYRLRGEDFEQLTNDHVLGRGESAHALIRAVGFEDVLRVDHASHALCLHDRFLLCSDGVHAFLRREAIRKLLAERVSPQEAAERLVAAALAAGSDDNATALVADVVDLPPADQGALSQLAAGLRIGEPPAPGEVVDDYRLERIISQGRNSRLLLATDLRNGRPLVVKFPLARVADDASRRRAFVNEAWVAGRIRSPYVGEIVEPEEGRRTQLYSVMPFYEGETLEARLARAPKIELEEGLSIATRLARAVAAHRAGVVHRDIKADNVILLKDGSLRLVDLGVCRVPRLEDFCPEDIPGTPSYMAPELFLGASGDEASDLFALGVTLYRAFARDYPYGEIEPFSTPRFGRPRPLIVKRPDLPAWINAAILRAVAADPRDRFGDVVEFAFELENGALRNIAPPATKKPLYERNPLVFWKSLSLILAFLLFLALIPRAWR